In Thermodesulfovibrio aggregans, the following proteins share a genomic window:
- a CDS encoding polysaccharide biosynthesis/export family protein, giving the protein MKIFIWFFITFLLICPAFAQQTSQPLPVQAVQQILPFQQAQQTQAQPIITPQPAQIQPPQPPQPVQITVFGEQLFLGKFASEQYTGFNPDYQVAIGDRITIRMWGAVQFESTLTVDPQGNIFIPQVGPVYMLGVRNAELNSVVESAVRKVFKNIVGVYASLETAVPVKVFVTGFVKNPGLYGGLSSNSVLYYLDRAGGVDSQRGSFIDITVLRAQQIRKKVNLYDFLLNGKLELIQMVDGDTIFVAPKKSTFTVTGEVFNPFQFEFEGEYISGKNAMALAKPKPGATHLTVTRKQGLEKYTEYYALTELEKVKIYNGDEVTVLSDRYPGTILVRVEGAHMGSHALVLPYGATMKDVLPKIVPNVRSNLEAIQLFRKSVAQRQKEMLLTSLQQLQNYALTGRSETQEEANLRAKEAELIMKFIDLAKNIEPKGQITLGSLEEAKVTLLEDGDVITIPEKTSVVMVHGEVRFPNAILYAPDKDIDYYIEQSGGFTQRANKNVIVVLHQNGKFEDGDKAKIQPGDEIFVLPKIEAKSIEIVRGITQILYQIAVTARVLLLAW; this is encoded by the coding sequence ATGAAAATTTTTATATGGTTTTTTATCACTTTTTTATTAATCTGTCCTGCTTTTGCGCAACAGACATCCCAGCCTTTGCCAGTCCAAGCTGTTCAGCAGATTTTACCTTTTCAACAAGCCCAACAAACTCAAGCACAACCAATAATTACGCCACAGCCTGCTCAAATTCAACCTCCGCAGCCGCCACAGCCAGTACAAATTACCGTATTTGGGGAGCAACTCTTTTTAGGAAAATTTGCATCAGAGCAATACACAGGCTTTAATCCTGACTATCAAGTAGCAATAGGAGACAGAATCACTATAAGAATGTGGGGAGCAGTTCAGTTTGAAAGTACACTCACAGTTGACCCTCAGGGTAATATCTTTATTCCTCAGGTAGGACCTGTTTATATGTTAGGTGTTAGAAACGCAGAATTAAACAGTGTAGTTGAGTCAGCAGTGAGAAAAGTATTCAAAAACATAGTAGGAGTCTATGCTTCCTTAGAAACAGCAGTACCAGTTAAAGTATTTGTTACAGGTTTTGTAAAAAATCCAGGGCTTTATGGCGGTCTTTCATCAAACTCTGTACTTTACTACCTTGATAGAGCAGGAGGAGTTGACTCACAGAGAGGGAGTTTCATAGATATTACTGTTTTAAGGGCTCAACAGATAAGAAAAAAGGTCAATCTTTATGATTTTTTACTAAATGGAAAGCTGGAACTCATTCAGATGGTTGATGGAGACACTATTTTTGTAGCACCGAAAAAGAGCACTTTCACAGTCACTGGAGAGGTATTTAACCCCTTTCAGTTTGAGTTTGAAGGAGAATACATAAGTGGAAAAAATGCTATGGCACTTGCTAAACCTAAGCCCGGAGCCACTCATCTAACAGTAACAAGAAAGCAAGGATTGGAGAAATATACTGAATATTATGCTCTTACAGAGCTTGAGAAAGTAAAAATTTACAATGGAGATGAGGTAACAGTTCTTTCAGATAGATATCCAGGAACAATACTTGTTAGAGTTGAAGGAGCTCATATGGGTTCTCATGCTTTAGTGCTTCCCTATGGAGCAACAATGAAAGATGTTTTACCTAAGATTGTGCCAAATGTAAGGTCAAATCTTGAGGCAATCCAACTTTTTAGAAAATCAGTTGCTCAGAGACAGAAAGAGATGCTTCTTACATCACTTCAGCAGCTTCAAAACTATGCACTTACAGGCAGATCAGAAACACAGGAAGAAGCCAATTTAAGGGCAAAGGAAGCAGAACTGATCATGAAATTTATTGACCTTGCAAAAAATATTGAACCAAAGGGTCAGATAACATTAGGCTCATTAGAAGAAGCAAAAGTCACTTTGCTTGAAGATGGCGATGTAATAACAATACCTGAGAAAACCTCTGTTGTAATGGTTCATGGTGAGGTTAGATTTCCAAATGCAATACTTTATGCTCCAGATAAGGATATAGACTACTATATTGAGCAGTCAGGTGGTTTTACACAAAGAGCAAACAAAAATGTTATAGTAGTTTTGCATCAAAATGGAAAATTTGAGGATGGAGATAAAGCAAAAATACAGCCTGGAGATGAAATATTCGTGCTACCAAAGATTGAAGCAAAAAGCATAGAGATTGTAAGAGGAATTACACAGATACTCTATCAAATTGCGGTAACGGCGAGAGTTTTATTGTTAGCATGGTAG
- a CDS encoding ABC transporter ATP-binding protein has product MIELRNVTKSYITKYGRHYVYRNVNALFPEGKNIGIIGPNGAGKSTLLRLIGKIDYPDSGEIITNKSVSWPVAFSGGFQGSLTGFEIVKFVCMIYGANGDMADKIAFVKEFTELGEYFEMPIKTYSAGMRARLAFALSMAFDFDYYLIDEVTAVGDINFRKKCNQILREKLKKSNVIMTSHDISKLNKFCDIFAIPYKGDLIVFENFKEATKFYADISKTTAIPELAKTD; this is encoded by the coding sequence ATGATTGAACTAAGAAATGTTACAAAATCATATATAACAAAATATGGCAGACATTATGTATACAGAAATGTAAATGCTTTATTTCCTGAAGGCAAAAATATTGGAATAATTGGTCCAAATGGTGCTGGCAAATCAACTCTTTTAAGGCTGATAGGAAAGATTGATTATCCAGACAGTGGAGAAATCATCACAAATAAGTCTGTCTCATGGCCTGTAGCCTTTTCAGGTGGTTTTCAGGGGAGTCTTACAGGCTTTGAAATAGTTAAATTTGTATGTATGATTTATGGAGCAAACGGAGATATGGCTGATAAAATAGCTTTTGTTAAGGAATTCACTGAGCTTGGAGAATACTTTGAAATGCCTATAAAAACATACTCTGCAGGAATGAGAGCAAGACTTGCCTTCGCATTGAGCATGGCTTTTGATTTTGACTACTATCTTATAGATGAAGTTACAGCAGTAGGAGATATAAATTTTAGGAAAAAATGTAATCAAATCTTAAGAGAAAAACTAAAAAAATCAAATGTAATAATGACATCCCATGATATAAGCAAACTTAATAAATTTTGTGATATATTCGCTATTCCTTATAAGGGTGATCTTATTGTGTTTGAAAACTTCAAGGAGGCTACCAAATTCTATGCAGATATCTCAAAGACTACAGCAATTCCAGAACTGGCTAAAACAGATTGA
- a CDS encoding ABC transporter permease, whose protein sequence is MLKEISQIKRVVFAIFVRELKTRFGKYRLGYLWALIEPFLHIAMFVGIRGILAGSLRGAADKIIYHVDYPLFLAAGLVPFFMFRHIVSQVMNSIDANRGLFAYQPVKPIDAMLSRWILEGVIFMILWVIVFIILDFIGFRTEIKDPLGLIGIYFLFYLFSFGVGMIFCMIVNIYEEARNVIPPIMMFLFFTSGLFFSINMIPKKFQIYLLWNPCLHFIELSRASFFPLYKADMCSLNFIIICTISALFLGLVLYRLKIREVLASE, encoded by the coding sequence ATGCTTAAAGAAATATCCCAGATCAAAAGAGTTGTTTTTGCGATTTTTGTAAGAGAACTCAAAACTCGTTTTGGTAAATATCGTCTTGGATATCTATGGGCATTGATAGAGCCTTTTTTGCATATTGCCATGTTTGTAGGAATAAGAGGAATTCTGGCAGGTTCTCTTCGTGGAGCAGCTGATAAAATAATATATCATGTTGACTACCCTTTGTTTTTAGCAGCAGGTCTTGTCCCTTTTTTTATGTTTAGGCATATAGTAAGCCAGGTTATGAACTCAATTGATGCAAACAGAGGGCTTTTTGCCTATCAGCCTGTTAAACCAATAGATGCGATGCTTTCAAGATGGATTCTTGAGGGTGTTATTTTCATGATTTTATGGGTCATAGTTTTTATTATTCTTGATTTTATTGGTTTTAGAACAGAAATAAAAGACCCGCTTGGTTTAATAGGTATTTATTTTCTTTTCTATCTTTTTTCCTTCGGAGTTGGAATGATATTTTGCATGATTGTAAATATTTATGAAGAGGCAAGAAACGTCATTCCTCCAATTATGATGTTTTTATTTTTTACATCTGGTCTTTTTTTCTCCATAAACATGATTCCCAAGAAATTTCAGATATATCTTCTCTGGAATCCTTGTCTTCATTTCATAGAGCTTAGCAGAGCAAGTTTTTTTCCCCTTTACAAAGCTGATATGTGTAGTTTAAACTTTATAATAATTTGCACAATAAGTGCTTTATTTTTAGGCTTAGTTTTATACAGACTTAAAATAAGAGAGGTGCTTGCTTCAGAATGA